A genome region from Staphylococcus capitis subsp. capitis includes the following:
- a CDS encoding MarR family transcriptional regulator: MYKQLEKLITLTNNDLNLVNRRFGQRTDITSEQLELLRILYNYDRLSQYDLTMKISREQSIVSRWIKKLVLKGYITSQQSHEDLRCKELILTDEARALIQQINTARCELIEARCQCLTPKEIESLNQLLDKLNSRHIYI, from the coding sequence ATGTATAAACAACTTGAAAAACTTATAACACTCACAAATAATGATTTAAATTTAGTAAACAGACGTTTTGGACAACGCACAGATATAACCTCTGAACAGTTAGAATTATTACGTATTTTATATAATTATGATCGCTTATCACAGTATGATTTAACTATGAAGATTAGTAGAGAACAATCGATTGTCTCACGATGGATTAAAAAGCTTGTACTTAAAGGTTATATTACGAGTCAACAATCTCATGAGGACTTACGTTGCAAGGAGTTAATATTAACTGATGAGGCTCGTGCACTTATTCAACAAATTAATACAGCGAGATGTGAATTAATCGAAGCAAGATGCCAATGTTTAACACCTAAAGAAATAGAAAGTCTTAATCAATTATTAGATAAATTGAACAGTAGACATATTTATATTTAG
- the menH gene encoding 2-succinyl-6-hydroxy-2,4-cyclohexadiene-1-carboxylate synthase — MLNYNFFKSQNDSKQLLVMLHGFISDSTTYDSHIEQLSQHVNVLTIDLPGHGKDTSDMNDTWDFPYIAHALDEVLSQYDMYDVYLLGYSMGGRVALYYALNGSVALRGLLLESTSAGIQSEADKVERVQVDAARAKVLEIAGLEIFVNDWEKLPLFRSQYELDAEVRKAIRANRMSQNPVRLAKALRDYGTGNMPNLWPHVSSLSVRTLILTGEKDEKFVQIGQKLKEEIPNSHTVQVSDVGHTIHVEDSAEFDTIILGFLKEEQND; from the coding sequence ATGTTAAATTATAATTTTTTTAAATCTCAAAATGATAGCAAACAATTACTTGTGATGTTGCATGGGTTTATTAGTGATTCAACGACGTATGACAGTCATATTGAACAACTTAGCCAACATGTGAACGTATTAACTATTGATTTACCCGGACATGGTAAGGATACTTCAGACATGAATGATACTTGGGATTTCCCGTATATTGCTCATGCACTTGATGAGGTATTGTCTCAATATGACATGTATGACGTGTACCTACTTGGTTATTCTATGGGCGGCCGCGTAGCGCTATACTATGCTTTGAATGGCAGTGTAGCGCTACGTGGGCTGCTCTTAGAAAGTACTTCAGCGGGGATTCAATCGGAAGCGGATAAAGTGGAACGTGTTCAAGTGGATGCTGCTCGTGCGAAGGTGCTTGAAATTGCTGGATTGGAAATCTTTGTGAATGATTGGGAGAAGTTGCCGCTTTTCCGGTCGCAGTATGAATTGGATGCTGAGGTGCGAAAGGCTATTAGGGCGAATCGAATGAGCCAGAACCCTGTGAGGTTGGCTAAAGCGCTTCGTGATTATGGTACGGGCAATATGCCGAATCTTTGGCCACACGTGTCGTCGCTAAGTGTTCGTACGTTAATTTTAACTGGTGAAAAAGACGAAAAGTTTGTTCAAATAGGACAGAAATTAAAAGAGGAAATACCTAATAGTCATACTGTGCAAGTTTCAGATGTTGGGCATACAATTCATGTGGAAGATAGTGCGGAATTTGATACAATAATATTAGGTTTTTTAAAGGAGGAGCAAAATGACTAG
- the menB gene encoding 1,4-dihydroxy-2-naphthoyl-CoA synthase gives MTRQWETLREYDEIKYEFFEGIAKVTINRPEVRNAFTPKTVAEMIDAFSRARDDQNVSVIILTGEGDKAFCSGGDQKKRGHGGYVGEDEIPRLNVLDLQRLIRVIPKPVIAMVRGYAIGGGNVLNVVCDLTIAADNAIFGQTGPKVGSFDAGYGSGYLARIVGHKKAREIWYLCRQYNAQEALDMGLVNTVVPLDKVEDETVQWCKDMMKHSPTALRFLKAAMNADTDGLAGLQQMAGDATLLYYTTDEAKEGRDAFKEKRDPDFDQFPKFP, from the coding sequence ATGACTAGACAGTGGGAAACACTTAGAGAATATGATGAAATTAAATATGAATTTTTCGAAGGGATTGCAAAGGTAACGATTAATCGTCCTGAAGTACGTAATGCGTTTACACCTAAAACAGTCGCTGAAATGATTGATGCATTCTCACGTGCACGTGATGATCAAAATGTATCAGTTATTATCTTAACTGGTGAAGGAGACAAAGCATTCTGTTCAGGCGGAGATCAAAAGAAACGTGGTCACGGTGGTTATGTAGGTGAAGATGAGATTCCTCGTTTAAATGTATTAGATTTACAACGTTTAATTCGCGTTATTCCAAAACCGGTTATCGCAATGGTTAGAGGCTATGCTATTGGTGGCGGTAACGTATTAAATGTAGTTTGTGACTTAACTATCGCTGCAGACAATGCAATCTTTGGTCAAACTGGACCTAAAGTAGGTTCATTCGATGCTGGTTATGGTTCTGGTTACTTAGCGCGTATCGTTGGTCATAAAAAAGCGAGAGAAATTTGGTACTTATGCCGTCAATACAATGCTCAAGAAGCTTTAGATATGGGCTTAGTTAATACAGTAGTACCTTTAGATAAAGTTGAAGACGAAACAGTTCAATGGTGTAAAGACATGATGAAACATTCACCAACTGCTTTACGTTTCTTAAAAGCAGCTATGAATGCCGATACAGACGGTTTAGCTGGTTTACAACAAATGGCTGGAGACGCAACACTACTTTACTACACAACTGATGAAGCGAAAGAAGGACGCGACGCTTTCAAAGAAAAACGTGATCCTGACTTTGACCAATTCCCTAAATTCCCATAA
- a CDS encoding acyltransferase family protein, with protein MTAIKDRDYFFDNARAFLIFLVVFGHLLQPYTSEDKFLSALYLLIYSFHMPTFLFISGYFAKNLDKPHYLEKIAKKLLVPYIIFFAFFSIYYYLTGKEDAIQLDPFNPVFALWFLLTLFFFHVVLVIVRRYNPYIVLSVSILVSVLAGFSGNIDSYMSISRTIVFFPIFYIGHLVTKEQTMKLRNKKWVPISIIILIGFFIGYVLHPINGDWLLGSSPYISLENHGGDMYSPFKRLIHYIIILVTMGAFLNLTSQKKRFYTYIGRRTMFVYLLHGIVIGVLRGFAIYPFKDTISIFTYLFLIITTLIIVLVLSSRFVCKWTNPVINLRKPADFRD; from the coding sequence ATGACAGCTATCAAAGATAGGGATTATTTTTTCGATAATGCCCGAGCATTTTTAATATTTCTAGTTGTCTTTGGACATCTTTTACAACCTTATACTTCCGAAGATAAATTTTTATCAGCATTATACCTTTTAATTTATAGTTTTCATATGCCTACGTTCTTATTTATTTCGGGATATTTTGCGAAGAATCTTGATAAACCACATTATTTAGAGAAAATCGCTAAAAAATTACTTGTACCTTATATCATTTTTTTCGCATTCTTTTCTATATATTATTACTTAACTGGCAAAGAAGACGCTATACAGTTAGATCCATTTAATCCAGTCTTTGCCCTATGGTTCTTACTCACGCTATTCTTCTTCCATGTTGTATTAGTGATTGTACGAAGATACAATCCATATATTGTTTTATCTGTGTCTATATTAGTTTCTGTGCTTGCGGGTTTTTCAGGTAATATAGATAGTTATATGAGTATTTCAAGAACAATCGTCTTCTTTCCTATCTTTTATATAGGCCATTTAGTCACTAAAGAACAAACAATGAAATTAAGAAATAAAAAATGGGTACCTATATCAATCATCATTCTTATAGGCTTCTTTATAGGATATGTTCTACACCCTATTAATGGTGATTGGTTACTAGGCAGTTCACCCTATATATCACTCGAAAATCATGGTGGCGATATGTATAGTCCATTTAAACGTTTAATACACTATATAATTATTCTAGTCACTATGGGGGCATTCTTAAATCTGACATCGCAAAAGAAGCGCTTCTACACGTATATAGGACGAAGAACGATGTTTGTATATTTATTACATGGCATTGTTATTGGTGTATTAAGAGGCTTTGCTATATATCCGTTTAAAGATACGATTTCAATATTCACTTATTTATTCTTAATCATTACTACACTAATCATCGTACTCGTATTATCATCAAGATTTGTGTGTAAATGGACCAATCCTGTTATCAACTTACGGAAACCAGCTGATTTCAGAGACTAA
- a CDS encoding aminotransferase class I/II-fold pyridoxal phosphate-dependent enzyme, with translation MKLSLNTNSKFLRAPSIRQFSNRMKHIDDCVNLTIGQPDFPMPDVVKEAYISAIKEDKTSYSHNKGLPETRQAISNYFKKKYGFEYSEEEIIITNGASEALDTSLRSMIEPGDEILIPGPVYAGYIPLIETLGGTPIYMDTTQSEFKVTPELINSHITEKTKAILLNYPTNPTGVILERSEVKAIVNTLVDKHLFIISDEIYAENTFKGTHTSFAEFTEIRDQLLLIGGLSKSHSATGIRIGFLIGPEYLIEKLTFMHAYNCICANVPAQIACIAALNEGLEAPQYMNDAYIKRRDYLKNKLESLGFELTAQPEGAFYIFPSIKKFTENDFDFCVDVLEQAHVAMVPGSSFTDMGKGYIRISYAYEMDMLKEGMRRLENYLNQNYPDKMK, from the coding sequence ATGAAGTTATCATTAAATACAAATTCAAAATTTTTAAGAGCGCCAAGTATACGTCAATTTTCAAACAGAATGAAACACATTGATGATTGTGTGAACTTAACTATCGGACAACCAGATTTTCCAATGCCTGATGTTGTTAAAGAAGCTTATATCAGTGCAATTAAAGAAGATAAGACAAGTTATTCCCACAATAAAGGCCTCCCAGAAACACGACAAGCAATTAGTAATTATTTCAAAAAGAAATACGGTTTCGAATATAGTGAAGAAGAAATTATTATTACGAATGGAGCTAGTGAAGCGCTTGATACATCATTAAGAAGTATGATTGAACCTGGTGATGAAATATTAATTCCTGGTCCAGTGTATGCAGGTTATATACCATTGATTGAAACACTCGGTGGTACACCTATTTATATGGATACTACACAATCCGAATTCAAAGTGACACCCGAACTCATTAATAGCCATATTACAGAAAAAACGAAAGCTATTTTACTCAACTACCCTACTAACCCTACTGGCGTTATACTTGAACGTTCTGAGGTCAAAGCCATAGTAAATACACTTGTTGATAAACATCTTTTTATCATTAGCGATGAAATCTACGCTGAAAATACTTTTAAAGGCACCCATACATCCTTTGCGGAATTCACAGAGATTCGTGATCAATTGTTACTTATTGGTGGTTTAAGTAAATCTCATTCAGCTACAGGTATTCGTATTGGTTTCCTCATTGGCCCAGAATATTTAATTGAAAAGTTAACATTTATGCATGCGTATAATTGTATTTGTGCAAATGTACCTGCTCAAATTGCTTGTATTGCAGCTTTAAACGAGGGATTAGAAGCACCACAATATATGAACGATGCTTACATTAAACGTCGCGATTATTTAAAAAATAAACTTGAATCACTTGGTTTTGAATTAACTGCTCAACCGGAAGGCGCATTTTATATTTTCCCAAGTATTAAAAAATTCACTGAAAATGACTTCGATTTCTGTGTAGATGTATTAGAACAAGCACATGTCGCAATGGTTCCTGGATCATCATTTACAGATATGGGTAAAGGATATATTAGAATTTCATATGCTTATGAGATGGATATGCTTAAAGAAGGAATGCGTCGCTTAGAAAATTATTTAAATCAAAATTATCCTGATAAGATGAAATAA